TTTGCCTGCGGGACCCGCTTACCCTCCAATTTAGCCTCCATAGCACTGCTCCTGTTCCCAAAAAAAGTTTTTGTGTGTGATGGGGTTCTCTGATATAAATAGTATCAAGCCATACTGAGGTCTGCTATATAACATTGTTAGGCTTGATAGTGTTTTGTTAGGAACATCATCTGAAGAGGTTGTTTACACACGAATTTGAAGGAGACTTTTTATGAATATATGGAAGCGCTTTATATCATTGGGAAGAACGTCCAGATCCCGGTTTAGTCTGTTTGCCAAAATAAACTGTTTAATTGTGGTCCTCTTCATCCCCATTATTATCATGTATACCTACTCGAACAACGTCACTTATGATGTTGTAAGCAAAGAGCTACAGGTCTCCAATACGAAGCAGCTCACGTTTTTGTCCAGTCAGATCGATTCCCGAATCAATCAGATGATGGATTTCAGTCTTATTCTCTCAAGAGATCCCAATGTCAGAGCATTTAATGGCTTGAACATTTGGAATGATCGTTATGACAAGATGCAGACCCGATATGTTATTCAGGAAAAGCTGATGCTTCAATCCGGTGTTACCGATATATGGCCTACTCGATACGCTGTGCATTCACAACAGAATCAAGATGTCATTGCCAACTATAATAGAACAACGGGGTATGATGAGGATTACCTAAAAAGAAATATGAGCGGACAATGGACATACGGTGATGGTGCCGAGTCCAAAGAGGATATGAAATCCTTCTACTGGTTCTTTACGGATTCCTTGGCCCAGCCAGGCATGTTGACGGGAAGCAATCTGGTGATTGAAGCCAGCTTCAGTTATGAGAACATTCAGAACATGCTGGATACGTATAAAGCAGGTGGGCAAGGTGATCCCTTCTTTTATCACAAAGGAAATTCGCCCATTCTGAACCGCAGTGCAGACAAGCAGCTGTCCGAAGAACTTATCCGTTATCTGGATGAACACTCGTCAGAGGATATCACCCAGGATGTCGTCCAGCTAAACGGGAAGAAATATCTGGTCAGCTCGGTGAAGTCCTCCTATCTGGATTGGCATTTGGTCGATGTGGTACCACTCTATCAGATTCTGCAGCCGATCTCGCTCAGTCGGAACTTGTTCTATCTCTTTATGATTC
Above is a window of Paenibacillus sp. E222 DNA encoding:
- a CDS encoding sensor histidine kinase, encoding MNIWKRFISLGRTSRSRFSLFAKINCLIVVLFIPIIIMYTYSNNVTYDVVSKELQVSNTKQLTFLSSQIDSRINQMMDFSLILSRDPNVRAFNGLNIWNDRYDKMQTRYVIQEKLMLQSGVTDIWPTRYAVHSQQNQDVIANYNRTTGYDEDYLKRNMSGQWTYGDGAESKEDMKSFYWFFTDSLAQPGMLTGSNLVIEASFSYENIQNMLDTYKAGGQGDPFFYHKGNSPILNRSADKQLSEELIRYLDEHSSEDITQDVVQLNGKKYLVSSVKSSYLDWHLVDVVPLYQILQPISLSRNLFYLFMILLFVVGISASILLYRNIQYPIKKLIQGLRRVQRGDYSVRLHSKDQNEFSFLFHRFNDMSHQIQDLIENVFQEKIRAKEATLKQLQAQINPHFLYNCLGYIINMAQMKDEQAVVSMAHNLSAYYRYTTRVERETSSLKEEINLLVNYLDIQKLRNGRIEYHIDIPEDMLAQSVPRLMLQPIVENSVIHGVAKSYSSGEIRITGESSNGFCKIYIDDDGPGLSPDQLEALNLKMQQPLQEEMGCGLWNTNQRIMHLFGNQSYLLFGPSPLGGFRTEMVWEIPKDDTDSDRGNTDTNLS